A genomic window from Mesorhizobium sp. CAU 1732 includes:
- a CDS encoding Crp/Fnr family transcriptional regulator, whose amino-acid sequence MADIPVQSERKYSCEKCPLMRRKLFRDFNTKELSFVSRFKRGELSVDKGATILSEGTRNPHLYTVLVGWGFRYKLLPDGRRQIVNFVMPGDLVGLQGSLMGEMQHSIEALSPMTLCVFERGELMSLYHEHPELAYDVTWIASREESMLDENLLSVGRRTAIERLAYLVAFLVSRASAVGLINGDTLELPITQQHVADTLGLSLVHTNKTVRKLIDRKMLRWRDRGCEVLDIDGLTTLARWEGPGETIRPFI is encoded by the coding sequence ATGGCTGATATTCCGGTACAATCCGAGCGCAAATATTCGTGCGAGAAATGCCCGTTGATGCGCCGAAAACTGTTCCGGGACTTCAACACGAAGGAGTTGTCGTTCGTTTCGCGCTTCAAGCGCGGCGAACTGAGCGTCGACAAGGGCGCCACAATTCTCTCGGAGGGAACACGCAACCCGCATCTTTATACGGTGCTCGTCGGATGGGGATTTCGGTACAAACTCCTGCCGGACGGGCGCCGGCAGATCGTCAACTTCGTCATGCCGGGCGATCTTGTCGGTCTCCAAGGCAGCCTGATGGGCGAAATGCAGCACTCGATCGAGGCGCTTTCGCCCATGACCTTGTGCGTGTTCGAGCGCGGGGAGTTGATGTCGCTCTACCACGAGCATCCCGAACTCGCTTATGACGTCACCTGGATTGCCTCGCGCGAGGAAAGCATGCTCGACGAGAACCTGTTGAGCGTCGGGCGCCGCACCGCCATCGAGCGCCTTGCCTATCTCGTCGCGTTCCTGGTGAGCCGGGCCAGCGCCGTGGGCCTCATCAACGGCGACACGCTCGAGCTTCCCATCACGCAGCAGCATGTGGCCGATACGCTCGGGCTATCGCTGGTTCACACCAACAAGACGGTGCGCAAGCTGATCGACCGCAAGATGCTGCGTTGGCGCGATCGGGGCTGCGAGGTACTGGATATCGATGGCCTGACGACGCTGGCTCGCTGGGAAGGACCCGGCGAGACGATCCGCCCGTTCATCTGA
- a CDS encoding AI-2E family transporter, whose translation MKPFELKKPPIVRLPPRSNFEIGLSRSAQISIVLIGAVTFIFALHAGRFLLAPVSLAVVVGLMLGPIARRIEKRGIGTWVSAGLVTLLFLAVLSALTAALVGPLTFWAGQLPSIWEQLQVQLAQFSEPLNAIRGLQEQIRTITGGSGVTVSVEDGSAVESVVTFAPAMFAQILLFLASLYFFIATRDDIRIAVLRLCMSRRLRWRTAHIFIDVESLVSQYLLSITFINIGLGLAVGLAMWVAGVPSPWLWGALAGLLNFVVYIGPAVMAAILFIVGLGSFETLTGSMMPLVIYMSLNLIEAQFVTPLVVGRTLTLNPFLVVLALAFWIWIWGPVGGFIAIPAVLVVFAIARNIVPGFGTAQNGQP comes from the coding sequence ATGAAGCCTTTCGAGCTCAAAAAACCCCCGATCGTCCGGCTGCCGCCGCGGTCGAATTTCGAGATCGGTCTCTCGCGGAGCGCGCAGATTTCCATCGTGCTGATCGGCGCGGTGACGTTCATTTTCGCGCTTCATGCCGGCAGGTTCCTGCTCGCGCCCGTCTCGCTTGCAGTCGTGGTGGGGCTGATGCTGGGGCCGATCGCTCGGCGTATCGAAAAGCGGGGCATCGGGACGTGGGTCTCGGCGGGACTTGTGACGCTTCTGTTCCTCGCCGTCCTCAGTGCACTGACCGCAGCACTGGTCGGCCCGCTTACCTTCTGGGCCGGGCAGCTTCCCTCGATATGGGAGCAGTTGCAGGTCCAGCTTGCCCAGTTCAGCGAACCGCTGAATGCGATACGCGGCTTGCAGGAACAGATTCGCACCATCACCGGCGGATCGGGTGTCACGGTGTCTGTCGAGGACGGCTCGGCGGTTGAAAGCGTGGTGACGTTCGCGCCGGCGATGTTCGCACAGATCCTGCTGTTCCTCGCCAGTCTCTACTTCTTCATCGCCACGCGCGATGACATCCGCATCGCGGTGCTGCGGCTGTGCATGAGCCGGCGCTTGCGCTGGCGCACGGCGCACATCTTCATCGATGTGGAGTCGCTCGTGTCGCAATATCTCCTCTCGATCACCTTCATCAATATAGGTCTGGGCCTCGCGGTCGGACTGGCGATGTGGGTCGCCGGCGTTCCGTCGCCCTGGCTGTGGGGCGCGCTCGCGGGCCTTCTGAACTTCGTGGTCTATATCGGCCCGGCCGTCATGGCGGCTATTCTGTTCATCGTCGGGCTGGGAAGCTTCGAGACGCTCACCGGAAGCATGATGCCGCTGGTGATCTACATGTCGCTGAACCTGATCGAGGCGCAGTTCGTCACACCGCTCGTCGTGGGGCGAACACTCACGCTCAACCCGTTCCTCGTCGTCCTCGCCCTGGCATTCTGGATCTGGATCTGGGGGCCGGTGGGCGGATTCATCGCAATACCGGCCGTGCTGGTCGTGTTTGCGATCGCACGCAACATCGTGCCCGGCTTTGGCACGGCGCAGAACGGTCAGCCGTAA
- a CDS encoding response regulator, producing MRDIRLDGMRVLVMEDEYLIAMDVEQLCYDHGAVEVVIARNVQELGPDPLDGKRFHAAIVDVMLGGHSTLDFASGLIERDIPFVFATGYAHNEGMFDAVAGVEVISKPYAGKILIEALGRAISRQNAKSQAAFDPMT from the coding sequence TTGCGCGACATTCGATTGGACGGCATGCGTGTGCTCGTCATGGAAGACGAGTACCTGATTGCCATGGATGTCGAGCAATTGTGTTACGACCACGGTGCGGTCGAAGTCGTCATTGCCCGCAATGTGCAGGAACTCGGGCCCGACCCGCTTGACGGCAAGCGGTTCCACGCAGCAATCGTCGATGTCATGCTGGGCGGCCATTCCACGCTCGACTTCGCTAGCGGCTTGATCGAGCGAGACATTCCGTTCGTGTTCGCCACAGGGTATGCGCACAATGAGGGGATGTTCGACGCCGTCGCCGGCGTCGAGGTCATCAGCAAGCCCTATGCGGGAAAAATCCTGATCGAAGCCCTTGGCAGGGCGATTTCGCGCCAGAACGCGAAAAGTCAGGCGGCGTTTGATCCCATGACCTGA